One Danio aesculapii chromosome 13, fDanAes4.1, whole genome shotgun sequence DNA window includes the following coding sequences:
- the oit3 gene encoding LOW QUALITY PROTEIN: oncoprotein-induced transcript 3 protein (The sequence of the model RefSeq protein was modified relative to this genomic sequence to represent the inferred CDS: deleted 1 base in 1 codon) translates to MYICDFRLLLYLQLDMLFTLFVVLQAVSNTQAIALDPCSAYISLNEPWRSTDYHVNNSAGVPLCDRHVSGEWYRFTGMAGDAMPTFCIQENHCGTHAPIWLNGSHPGPGDGIVTLSACASFNNNCCHWTASVEVKACPRGYYVYRLPRPSVCFHVYCGHFYDICDEVECTGSDCPVEPECRCSEGTILGPDAQTCLDVNECEKGNGGCAELCINTKGSRRCECGRGKVLDVDGRSCKETAGCDNVNGGCSHGCSSEDDSYYCHCPWGLMLGDDKRTCQVPVQCDPSSIEVSVPKDLVGGLELFLSNTSCRGISNGTHINIHFSLKTCGTVVQVSDDKIIGTNLVTGLPRSSPSSNGDLIVRTSKLLLPITCEFPRQYEVSDGYLPSLRNTALELAGHSEGIFPFSLELFKSAEFSEPYNQPPQLKLRDVLYFGVEPRERVDGLAAFVENCFATPGPKADQALKYYLIKDGCISDETVRQLSAKDELSKHYQVPVFKFIGKDNREVFLHCRVLVCGQTQGESRCTQGCRKRLRRDLWTDQHQEQNILSSGPIHILPDP, encoded by the exons ATGTACATCTGTGACTTTCGGCTT CTGCTGTATCTACAGTTGGACATGCTTTTTACACTGTTTGTTGTACTGCAAGCTGTGAGTAATACACAGGCCATAG CCTTAGATCCCTGCTCAGCGTACATCAGTCTGAATGAACCATGGAGGAGCACTGACTACCATGTCAACAACTCTGCAGGCGTCCCTCTGTGCGACCGGCATGTATCAGGGGAATGGTATCGCTTCACGGGTATGGCTGGAGATGCTATGCCAACCTTCTGTATCCAAGAAAACCACTGTGGAACCCATGCGCCCATTTGGCTGAATGGGAGTCACCCTGGGCCTGGTGATGGCATTGTTACTCTATCTGCCTGTGCTAGCTTCAATAATAACTGCTGCCATTGGACAGCTAGTGTGGAGGTAAAGGCCTGTCCGAGGGGTTACTATGTCTATCGTTTACCCCGACCCTCTGTCTGCTTCCACGTCTACTGTGGCC ATTTCTATGACATATGCGATGAGGTGGAGTGTACAGGATCTGACTGTCCCGTCGAGCCCGAATGTCGCTGCTCTGAGGGAACCATTCTAGGCCCTGATGCACAAACATGTCTGG atgtgaatgagtgtgagaaAGGGAATGGAGGATGCGCAGAGCTATGCATAAACACCAAGGGCTCTCGGCGATGTGAATGTGGACGCGGTAAAGTACTGGACGTGGATGGGAGAAGCTGTAAAG AGACCGCAGGATGTGACAATGTGAACGGAGGCTGTAGCCATGGATGCTCATCAGAGGACGACTCCTATTACTGTCACTGTCCCTGGGGACTGATGCTGGGAGATGACAAACGGACCTGTCAGG TCCCTGTGCAGTGTGATCCTAGTTCCATAGAAGTCTCGGTTCCCAAAGACCTGGTGGGAGGGCTTGAACTTTTCCTGTCTAACACTTCCTGCCGTGGCATTTCCAACGGGACTCACATTAATATTCACTTTAGTCTGAAGACTTGCGGCACTGTGGTCCAG gTCAGTGATGATAAAATCATCGGCACTAACTTGGTGACAGGGTTACCGCGGTCAAGTCCCAGCAGCAATGGGGATTTAATTGTGCGCACAAGCAAACTTCTACTACCAATTACGTGTGAATTTCCGCGCCAGTATGAGGTGTCGGACGGCTACCTACCGAGTCTGCGCAACACAGCACTGGAGCTAGCGGGCCACAGCGAAGGAATATTCCCCTTCAGTTTGGAGCTGTTTAAGAGCGCTGAGTTTTCTGAACCGTACAACCAGCCTCCACAGCTGAAGTTACGCGACGTGTTGTACTTCGGCGTTGAGCCTCGGGAGCGGGTGGATGGCCTCGCTGCTTTTGTTGAAAACTGTTTTGCCACACCTGGCCCCAAGGCTGACCAGGCCTTAAAGTATTATCTCATCAAAGATGG GTGCATTTCCGATGAAACGGTGCGTCAGCTTTCAGCTAAAGACGAGCTCTCCAAACACTACCAGGTCCCAGTCTTCAAGTTCATTGGCAAGGACAACAGA